The proteins below come from a single Bactrocera dorsalis isolate Fly_Bdor chromosome 5, ASM2337382v1, whole genome shotgun sequence genomic window:
- the LOC105224417 gene encoding serine/arginine repetitive matrix protein 2 isoform X11 has translation MYNGIGLTTPRGSGTNGHVQRNWAFVRPGKKDNSNYRSEEDIKKLDATLNRPPNKDILDHDRKRKIEVKCIEFEEILEKQGRTPEEIKTKVDSYRQKLMGLGKSDLPKDEFGRIAVRETHQIAEAQQEKNAKLREAFNISEYFVEGSSFDSDRKAKEDLAKSLALQKELDAQRESAAASRDKEKEREDKRRYALVRTPSREKDIAGSGGSKGDSDNEAHEHASKSEKKKKKKRTRESSASPERKKDKKKKSKKHKKESKSKKKKSRKRKASESDSGDSDHGSDNEKPSSDSEYEQKKQRKRAKKDKKKRDKKKKKERNSSVEKSRSRSPERNGRSERKRSEERSSKRGGDRSTTRHRSKSVTKRTRERHSAERNVRNERKRSEERSRKRSERKSPRNASKSSTRNPFRSRSRERAAAAATTTTRRTPQKTQRRNSSAESRSRDHSRERVRDNERRSRRERNDHSRERRKEVSVERNARDSKRDVSRSVSRDRRRQNTPRPKHLRTRTRSRSKSSHRNNRRRSTSSPAADKLRKRTITPTVPPPKSAAADSVSPTRSDSVTRKNPFNPFKVDVSSLAGPASASEAKPMANPFKNVTEAVKLTKMPSRTRSPSAASNGPNRTGEGRSRSNKDINRASRGRSPVKEERASSVRSTHSSREARVAKNEKPFNREHSSERKRTPELRRSPARRERELKRDKEHSRERRNSSSRNRRSRSHNIQLTKRRERSHSSDRSASRADHEADRRRRSSRERRRTPESLSVEQRSRRELKERERSRERRVSREKRAEQRRSEDRRGRSSKKITPPPQRRRTRSRSPKATSRNRDATSPTITKSRSSREQSTSSRRRVEAEKASAPRSQSRNSSELSYSPARRNPERYRDILEAADNKRVKEKAVSPERETKKRNTDTETASHDTRKMRKMPEETANNERDGREHGGRIREHANSDSGRALDRDLERERERDAQRNADRNERPRSKEKRSRERKRERETRDSSSTKRGKPISGPVVRLQGQSEDENETDERPEKVAAALDEFQETKRGRELKDLEMLEQLKTDIAAKAKEKLKTIEKLAIGGGSMSNEPLVAALADSTLVDTIVSKVSTATVAAAESAARRSRSRSRRSRSRSRSRPRREAGGGGERSGGGTSRRHSNSRSRSSHYSSSSSRSHSRTRSRSHRSSRSRSHSHSSHSSCSTRSSSHSSSSSGSSGSSRTGSRSPSIPRRRGSPSFLDRRRITSARKRPIPYHRKTPSDASSYCSSCYSRDSSPHSPSRSPTPHSRSPSAAF, from the exons ATGTACAACGGAATTGGTTTAACAACGCCACGCGGCTCCGGCACAAATGGACATGTACAACGGAATTGGGCATTTGTGAGGCCCGGCAAAAAAGACAATTCGAACTATCGTTCTGAAGAAGATATTAAAAAGCTAGATGCCACTTTAAATCGTCCCCCTAACAAGGACATTTTGGATCATGATCGTAAACGTAAAATTGAAGTAAAATGCATAGAATTTGAGGAAATCTTAGAAAAACAAGG gcgCACACCGgaggaaataaaaacaaaagttgatTCTTATCGGCAAAAATTAATGGGACTAGGTAAAAGTGATTTACCAAAGGATGAATTCGGAAGAATAGC TGTCCGTGAGACGCATCAAATTGCTGAAGCGCAACAGGAGAAAAACGCCAAACTACGCGAAGCCTTTAACATTTCCGAGTATTTTGTGGAAGGCTCCAGTTTTGATTCGGATCGCAAAGCTAAGGAAGATTTGGCTAAAAGTCTGGCGCTGCAAAAGGAACTGGATGCGCAACGCGAAAGCGCTGCAGCAAGCCGCGACAAGGAAAAGGAGCGCGAGGATAAGCGTCGTTATGCGTTAGTGCGTACGCCATCGCGTGAAAAAGACATTGCCGGTAGTGGCGGCAGCAAAGGTGATAGCGATAATGAAGCACATGAGCATGCTTCCAAATcggagaagaagaaaaagaagaaacgcaCGCGCGAGAG TTCTGCCAGCCCCGAACGTAAAAAGGATAAGaagaaaaagtctaaaaaacataaaaaagaaag TAAgtcgaagaagaagaaatcgAGAAAGCGTAAAGCCAGCGAGTCCGACAGCGGCGATTCCGATCATGGCTCTGACAACGAGAAACCCAGCAGCGATTCGGAGTATGAGCAGAAGAAGCAACGCAAGCGCGCCAAGAAGGACAAG AAAAAACGcgataagaagaagaaaaaggaaCGCAACAGTTCGGTGGAGAAATCGCGCTCAAG ATCTCCTGAACGTAACGGCCGGAGTGAGCGTAAGCGTTCAGAAGAGAGATCATCGAAGAGAGGCGGCGATCGCAGTACAACACGGCATAGATCAAAATCTGTCACAAAAAGAACACGCGAACGCCATTCAGCGGAAAGAAATGTGAGGAATGAGCGAAAACGTTCCGAAGAGCGTTCTAGGAAGCGAAGCGAACGGAAATCTCCGCGTAATGCATCCAAATCGTCGACCAGAAATCCCTTCCGTAGTCGTTCACGTGAacgtgcagcagcagcagcaacaacaacaacacgacgTACGCCACAAAAAACGCAACGTCGCAATTCGTCAGCGGAAAGTCGCAGCAGAGATCATTCCAGAGAGCGAGTACGCGATAATGAGCGTCGTAGCCGACGTGAACGCAATGATCATTCGCGTGAGCGTCGTAAGGAAGTGTCTGTGGAACGCAATGCGCGTGATAGTAAACGTGATGTGTCACGTTCAGTATCACGTGATAGGCGTAGGCAGAATACCCCACGACCGAAACATCTACGGACACGCACTCGTTCGCGTTCCAAATCATCGCATCGCAATAATCGTAGGCGCTCTACTTCCTCTCCCGCGGCTGATAAATTGCGCAAGCGTACTATAACACCAACGGTGCCGCCACCAAAGAGTGCTGCCGCTGACTCTGTTTCACCTACACGTTCCGATTCCGTCACCCGTAAAAATCCCTTCAATCCATTCAAAGTAGATGTGTCGTCTTTAGCCGGGCCTGCGTCGGCGAGTGAGGCGAAACCAATGGCGAATCCATTTAAAAATGTCACTGAAGCCGTAAAATTAACGAAGATGCCGAGTCGCACTCGTTCCCCATCTGCGGCAAGCAACGGTCCCAACCGTACTGGTGAGGGACGTTCGCGTTCGAATAAAGATATAAATCGTGCCAGTCGTGGTCGTTCGCCCGTTAAGGAAGAACGAGCATCTTCGGTGCGTTCAACACATTCAAGTCGGGAAGCTCGTGTagctaaaaatgaaaaaccattTAACAGAGAACACTCTAGCGAACGCAAAAGAACACCTGAGCTACGACGTTCGCCAGCACGACGTGAACGTGAGTTGAAAAGAGATAAAGAACATTCACGTGAGCGTAGAAATTCTTCGTCACGAAATCGGCGCTCGCGGTCACACAATATTCAGCTAACTAAACGACGCGAACGATCGCATAGTAGCGATCGATCTGCATCGCGTGCTGACCACGAGGCCGACAGACGTAGAAGAAGCTCTCGAGAACGGCGTAGAACACCCGAATCGCTATCGGTGGAACAACGTTCCCGTCGTGAATtgaaagaaagagaaagatCACGGGAACGTCGTGTCTCACGTGAAAAACGAGCTGAACAACGAAGATCTGAAGATCGTCGTGGACGTTCATCCAAGAAAATAACACCACCACCACAACGTCGTCGTACAAGATCACGTTCCCCTAAAGCAACGTCAAGAAATCGAGATGCTACGTCCCCCACAATCACAAAATCACGTTCATCACGTGAGCAGAGTACGTCGTCTAGAAGGCGCGTCGAAGCTGAAAAGGCAAGTGCACCACGCTCGCAATCGCGCAACTCGTCAGAACTCAGCTACTCACCGGCACGTCGTAATCCGGAACGTTATCGCGACATACTCGAAGCAGCCGATAACAAAAGGGTGAAAGAAAAAGCGGTATCACCAGAACGTGAGACAAAGAAACGCAATACCGACACTGAAACAGCGTCACATGACACACGTAAAATGCGCAAAATGCCCGAAGAGACCGCAAACAACGAGCGGGATGGCCGCGAGCATGGTGGGCGCATCAGAGAACATGCTAACAGTGACAGCGGTCGCGCACTTGATCGAGATCTGGAACGCGAACGCGAACGTGATGCTCAACGTAACGCCGATCGAAATGAGCGTCCGCGTAGCAAAGAAAAGCGCAGCAGGGAGCGCAAACGTGAGCGTGAAACTCGCGATTCTTCAAGCACGAAGCGTGGCAAACCCATATCAGGGCCCGTAGTACGCTTACAAGGTCAGAGTGAGGACGAAAACGAAACAGATGAGCGCCCGGAAAAGGTAGCCGCTGCGCTCGATGAATTCCAAGAAACCAAACGTGGACGTGAACTGAAAGACTTGGAAATGCTGGAACAGCTTAAAACGGACATAGCCGCCAAAGCAAAAGAGAAGTTGAAGACAATTGAGAAATTGGCCATTGGCGGAGGAAGCATGAGTAATGAA CCTCTGGTAGCGGCTCTAGCCGACAGTACGCTCGTCGATACAATTGTCTCGAAAGTGTCCACAGCCACAGTGGCCGCAGCTGAGAGTGCCGCACGCCGCAGTCGCAGTCGTTCAAGACGCAGTCGCAGCCGTAGCCGTAGCCGACCACGACGTGAAGCAGGTGGCGGTGGCGAACGGAGCGGCGGAGGAACCAGCCGTCGGCATTCCAATAGCCGATCACGTTCATC GCATTATTCGTCGTCGAGTAGTCGCAGCCATAGCCGTACACGTAGTCGTAGCCATCGCAGTTCACGTTCTCGCTCACATTCACACTCTTCGCATTCGAGCTGTTCGACGCGTAGTAGTTCACATAGCTCATCAAG ctCTGGCAGTTCCGGTTCCTCCCGTACGGGTTCACGTTCACCATCAATTCCCCGAAGGCGTGGATCTCCCAGTTTTCTCGATCGTCGCCGCATAACAAG CGCCCGCAAGCGTCCGATCCCGTATCATCGGAAAACACCATCGGATGCATCCAGCTACTGTTCGAGCTGCTACAGTCGCGACAGTTCACCACATTCACCTTCGCGTTCACCAACGCCGCACAGCCGTAGTCCGTCGGCGGCATTTTGa
- the LOC105224417 gene encoding trichohyalin isoform X7: MGLGKSDLPKDEFGRIAVRETHQIAEAQQEKNAKLREAFNISEYFVEGSSFDSDRKAKEDLAKSLALQKELDAQRESAAASRDKEKEREDKRRYALVRTPSREKDIAGSGGSKGDSDNEAHEHASKSEKKKKKKRTRESSASPERKKDKKKKSKKHKKERQTNYEDFIISKSKKKKSRKRKASESDSGDSDHGSDNEKPSSDSEYEQKKQRKRAKKDKKKRDKKKKKERNSSVEKSRSRSPERNGRSERKRSEERSSKRGGDRSTTRHRSKSVTKRTRERHSAERNVRNERKRSEERSRKRSERKSPRNASKSSTRNPFRSRSRERAAAAATTTTRRTPQKTQRRNSSAESRSRDHSRERVRDNERRSRRERNDHSRERRKEVSVERNARDSKRDVSRSVSRDRRRQNTPRPKHLRTRTRSRSKSSHRNNRRRSTSSPAADKLRKRTITPTVPPPKSAAADSVSPTRSDSVTRKNPFNPFKVDVSSLAGPASASEAKPMANPFKNVTEAVKLTKMPSRTRSPSAASNGPNRTGEGRSRSNKDINRASRGRSPVKEERASSVRSTHSSREARVAKNEKPFNREHSSERKRTPELRRSPARRERELKRDKEHSRERRNSSSRNRRSRSHNIQLTKRRERSHSSDRSASRADHEADRRRRSSRERRRTPESLSVEQRSRRELKERERSRERRVSREKRAEQRRSEDRRGRSSKKITPPPQRRRTRSRSPKATSRNRDATSPTITKSRSSREQSTSSRRRVEAEKASAPRSQSRNSSELSYSPARRNPERYRDILEAADNKRVKEKAVSPERETKKRNTDTETASHDTRKMRKMPEETANNERDGREHGGRIREHANSDSGRALDRDLERERERDAQRNADRNERPRSKEKRSRERKRERETRDSSSTKRGKPISGPVVRLQGQSEDENETDERPEKVAAALDEFQETKRGRELKDLEMLEQLKTDIAAKAKEKLKTIEKLAIGGGSMSNEVSENNNNEQQRYKRGGMRNSLNEFLAANNVAAAVVAVSTNSNRNNNSNSNHTNNSNNNNSSNISTNSSHTVTQATKEAEGSGNKTPPLAAIYPQPLEVQMANDNQAKTEVPNNAILESDKEKDTVKVQTQEQQKDNTPQTDCKAVTAANGQAAKSPILANRNENTTHIVNVRSIPTTMGRQQIPLRRGARRTTPPPLILHPRKSHHRVKINTPSGGVALINAPPMTGGPPTNYTHYGGGGGGGPNTPANAAGAGGGVYARQMSGRVNHHHHHNNPPLIAHAPHTFNPLLSKHYNSGLNSLNNNTMLISRREHHHRCAMGLNANVNAQLTSINYTNNSLLLTPNNSHHHAHHHHSHQHPHSANATTVLSDQLLIAASLAAVSGSGGGGGGSGVGGIGGHHARGHHHDIGSGANHHHGYNTAAVAAAAASSLSYHHHHHHHQHSNKPKIIIKPFKINDPQPLVAALADSTLVDTIVSKVSTATVAAAESAARRSRSRSRRSRSRSRSRPRREAGGGGERSGGGTSRRHSNSRSRSSHYSSSSSRSHSRTRSRSHRSSRSRSHSHSSHSSCSTRSSSHSSSSSGSSGSSRTGSRSPSIPRRRGSPSFLDRRRITSARKRPIPYHRKTPSDASSYCSSCYSRDSSPHSPSRSPTPHSRSPSAAF, encoded by the exons ATGGGACTAGGTAAAAGTGATTTACCAAAGGATGAATTCGGAAGAATAGC TGTCCGTGAGACGCATCAAATTGCTGAAGCGCAACAGGAGAAAAACGCCAAACTACGCGAAGCCTTTAACATTTCCGAGTATTTTGTGGAAGGCTCCAGTTTTGATTCGGATCGCAAAGCTAAGGAAGATTTGGCTAAAAGTCTGGCGCTGCAAAAGGAACTGGATGCGCAACGCGAAAGCGCTGCAGCAAGCCGCGACAAGGAAAAGGAGCGCGAGGATAAGCGTCGTTATGCGTTAGTGCGTACGCCATCGCGTGAAAAAGACATTGCCGGTAGTGGCGGCAGCAAAGGTGATAGCGATAATGAAGCACATGAGCATGCTTCCAAATcggagaagaagaaaaagaagaaacgcaCGCGCGAGAG TTCTGCCAGCCCCGAACGTAAAAAGGATAAGaagaaaaagtctaaaaaacataaaaaagaaag ACAAACCAATTATGAAGATTTTATAATAAG TAAgtcgaagaagaagaaatcgAGAAAGCGTAAAGCCAGCGAGTCCGACAGCGGCGATTCCGATCATGGCTCTGACAACGAGAAACCCAGCAGCGATTCGGAGTATGAGCAGAAGAAGCAACGCAAGCGCGCCAAGAAGGACAAG AAAAAACGcgataagaagaagaaaaaggaaCGCAACAGTTCGGTGGAGAAATCGCGCTCAAG ATCTCCTGAACGTAACGGCCGGAGTGAGCGTAAGCGTTCAGAAGAGAGATCATCGAAGAGAGGCGGCGATCGCAGTACAACACGGCATAGATCAAAATCTGTCACAAAAAGAACACGCGAACGCCATTCAGCGGAAAGAAATGTGAGGAATGAGCGAAAACGTTCCGAAGAGCGTTCTAGGAAGCGAAGCGAACGGAAATCTCCGCGTAATGCATCCAAATCGTCGACCAGAAATCCCTTCCGTAGTCGTTCACGTGAacgtgcagcagcagcagcaacaacaacaacacgacgTACGCCACAAAAAACGCAACGTCGCAATTCGTCAGCGGAAAGTCGCAGCAGAGATCATTCCAGAGAGCGAGTACGCGATAATGAGCGTCGTAGCCGACGTGAACGCAATGATCATTCGCGTGAGCGTCGTAAGGAAGTGTCTGTGGAACGCAATGCGCGTGATAGTAAACGTGATGTGTCACGTTCAGTATCACGTGATAGGCGTAGGCAGAATACCCCACGACCGAAACATCTACGGACACGCACTCGTTCGCGTTCCAAATCATCGCATCGCAATAATCGTAGGCGCTCTACTTCCTCTCCCGCGGCTGATAAATTGCGCAAGCGTACTATAACACCAACGGTGCCGCCACCAAAGAGTGCTGCCGCTGACTCTGTTTCACCTACACGTTCCGATTCCGTCACCCGTAAAAATCCCTTCAATCCATTCAAAGTAGATGTGTCGTCTTTAGCCGGGCCTGCGTCGGCGAGTGAGGCGAAACCAATGGCGAATCCATTTAAAAATGTCACTGAAGCCGTAAAATTAACGAAGATGCCGAGTCGCACTCGTTCCCCATCTGCGGCAAGCAACGGTCCCAACCGTACTGGTGAGGGACGTTCGCGTTCGAATAAAGATATAAATCGTGCCAGTCGTGGTCGTTCGCCCGTTAAGGAAGAACGAGCATCTTCGGTGCGTTCAACACATTCAAGTCGGGAAGCTCGTGTagctaaaaatgaaaaaccattTAACAGAGAACACTCTAGCGAACGCAAAAGAACACCTGAGCTACGACGTTCGCCAGCACGACGTGAACGTGAGTTGAAAAGAGATAAAGAACATTCACGTGAGCGTAGAAATTCTTCGTCACGAAATCGGCGCTCGCGGTCACACAATATTCAGCTAACTAAACGACGCGAACGATCGCATAGTAGCGATCGATCTGCATCGCGTGCTGACCACGAGGCCGACAGACGTAGAAGAAGCTCTCGAGAACGGCGTAGAACACCCGAATCGCTATCGGTGGAACAACGTTCCCGTCGTGAATtgaaagaaagagaaagatCACGGGAACGTCGTGTCTCACGTGAAAAACGAGCTGAACAACGAAGATCTGAAGATCGTCGTGGACGTTCATCCAAGAAAATAACACCACCACCACAACGTCGTCGTACAAGATCACGTTCCCCTAAAGCAACGTCAAGAAATCGAGATGCTACGTCCCCCACAATCACAAAATCACGTTCATCACGTGAGCAGAGTACGTCGTCTAGAAGGCGCGTCGAAGCTGAAAAGGCAAGTGCACCACGCTCGCAATCGCGCAACTCGTCAGAACTCAGCTACTCACCGGCACGTCGTAATCCGGAACGTTATCGCGACATACTCGAAGCAGCCGATAACAAAAGGGTGAAAGAAAAAGCGGTATCACCAGAACGTGAGACAAAGAAACGCAATACCGACACTGAAACAGCGTCACATGACACACGTAAAATGCGCAAAATGCCCGAAGAGACCGCAAACAACGAGCGGGATGGCCGCGAGCATGGTGGGCGCATCAGAGAACATGCTAACAGTGACAGCGGTCGCGCACTTGATCGAGATCTGGAACGCGAACGCGAACGTGATGCTCAACGTAACGCCGATCGAAATGAGCGTCCGCGTAGCAAAGAAAAGCGCAGCAGGGAGCGCAAACGTGAGCGTGAAACTCGCGATTCTTCAAGCACGAAGCGTGGCAAACCCATATCAGGGCCCGTAGTACGCTTACAAGGTCAGAGTGAGGACGAAAACGAAACAGATGAGCGCCCGGAAAAGGTAGCCGCTGCGCTCGATGAATTCCAAGAAACCAAACGTGGACGTGAACTGAAAGACTTGGAAATGCTGGAACAGCTTAAAACGGACATAGCCGCCAAAGCAAAAGAGAAGTTGAAGACAATTGAGAAATTGGCCATTGGCGGAGGAAGCATGAGTAATGAAGTAagtgaaaacaataacaatgaacAACAACGCTACAAGCGCGGTGGCATGCGAAATTCGTTGAACGAGTTTCTAGCGGCCAACAATGTAGCGGCCGCCGTTGTTGCTGTATCAACGAACTCTAATAGAAATAACAACAGTAATAGTAATCATAcaaataatagcaacaataataacagtaGCAATATTAGTACTAACAGTAGCCATACCGTAACACAAGCAACCAAGGAAGCCGAAGGTAGTGGCAATAAGACGCCGCCATTGGCTGCGATTTATCCCCAACCATTGGAAGTCCAAATGGCAAATGATAATCAAGCTAAAACCGAAGTACCAAATAATGCAATATTAGAAAGTGATAAGGAAAAGGATACGGTAAAAGTGCAaacacaagaacaacaaaaggACAATACGCCGCAGACCGATTGCAAGGCCGTCACTGCAGCAAATGGTCAGGCGGCAAAGAGTCCAATATTAGCAAATCGAAATGAAAACACCACGCATATAGTAAATGTGCGAAGTATACCGACAACAATGGGTCGTCAGCAAATACCATTGCGTCGTGGAGCACGTCGTACAACGCCGCCACCATTGATCTTACATCCGCGGAAATCGCATCACAGGGTAAAAATCAATACACCCAGCGGTGGTGTCGCACTCATTAATGCGCCTCCCATGACTGGCGGTCCTCCCACTAATTACACGCATTAcggcggtggcggcggcggcgggcCCAACACACCAGCCAATGCCGCCGGTGCTGGCGGTGGTGTTTATGCGCGTCAAATGTCTGGCCGTGTTAATCATCATCACCACCACAACAATCCGCCATTAATCGCGCATGCGCCGCATACCTTCAATCCGTTGCTAAGTAAACATTATAACAGCGGTCTCAACAGCTTAAACAATAACACAATGCTAATTAGTCGACGTGAGCATCATCATCGCTGTGCGATGGGTTTAAATGCTAACGTTAATGCTCAACTCACTTCAATTAATTATACTAATAACAGCTTACTACTAACACCAAATAACAGTCATCATCACGCACACCACCATCATTCGCACCAACATCCGCACAGCGCCAATGCCACAACGGTACTAAGCGATCAACTGTTGATCGCCGCCTCGTTGGCCGCCGTGTCGGGCagtggtggcggtggtggtggcagCGGTGTTGGCGGCATCGGTGGTCATCACGCGCGTGGTCACCATCATGATATAGGCAGTGGCGCGAACCATCATCACGGCTATAATACGGCGGCAGTagccgctgctgctgcttctaGTTTAAGTTATCATCACCACCATCATCACCACCAACATTCGAATAAaccgaaaattataataaagccTTTTAAAATTAACGATCCACAGCCTCTGGTAGCGGCTCTAGCCGACAGTACGCTCGTCGATACAATTGTCTCGAAAGTGTCCACAGCCACAGTGGCCGCAGCTGAGAGTGCCGCACGCCGCAGTCGCAGTCGTTCAAGACGCAGTCGCAGCCGTAGCCGTAGCCGACCACGACGTGAAGCAGGTGGCGGTGGCGAACGGAGCGGCGGAGGAACCAGCCGTCGGCATTCCAATAGCCGATCACGTTCATC GCATTATTCGTCGTCGAGTAGTCGCAGCCATAGCCGTACACGTAGTCGTAGCCATCGCAGTTCACGTTCTCGCTCACATTCACACTCTTCGCATTCGAGCTGTTCGACGCGTAGTAGTTCACATAGCTCATCAAG ctCTGGCAGTTCCGGTTCCTCCCGTACGGGTTCACGTTCACCATCAATTCCCCGAAGGCGTGGATCTCCCAGTTTTCTCGATCGTCGCCGCATAACAAG CGCCCGCAAGCGTCCGATCCCGTATCATCGGAAAACACCATCGGATGCATCCAGCTACTGTTCGAGCTGCTACAGTCGCGACAGTTCACCACATTCACCTTCGCGTTCACCAACGCCGCACAGCCGTAGTCCGTCGGCGGCATTTTGa